GTAAGGATCAGGTAATAGAGGGGTCTGTTGCTTTTTATGTTAGCGGATATAAAGAACCTCATCTTTCACCTCCAAAGATCACCTGCCACATGGCAAGAACCTTTCTTGTGTTATCGGTGATGGCTTTTGATGTAAGTGTAGCACCTGTCATGTTGGGTATGTCCTTTCTGAGTCTTATACTGTCTGGTGTTAGCATCTTCCCTTTAAAGATCTTTAGCCAGTTTTCATCAGGCATGTACTCAAGAGGCTCGTTGAAAGAAAGCACCTCTATTAGGTCTATCTTACCTTCTGGTGTTATGGTGTATAGCACTACCTCAGGATGGGTTCTGACCGTGTGTGTGTCTATGTATGCGTATCCTACTATAGAATTTCCTCTTTTGGCTATATACCAAGATACGAGCCTTGTGTTTAGTTTTACGCCAGAGAGCTTTTCTATATTTTCCACCTGTAGTTTTGAAAGTACTATGTTTTTAACCTCTATACTTGCACCCGGAAAGGCGTCTTTGAGAGCCTGCTGTGGGGTTTTGAAATCTCTTGCAGAACTATCTATCGCAAAAGAGATAAAACAAAAGAATACGATAAATAAAGCACACCACCTACACATGCTTAACATATTTTAATCCCTACTTTAAGAACAGAATAGTCTTTATGATTGCCCATATGCCAGCTTCCTTTATTCCAGTGCTTTCTACCGCATCAAGTCTTTCTAAAGAGTTTCCACCAGATGAAATGCCAAAGGGTCTATCAAAAACATCCCTTCCAAAGATGAACCCTTGAGCACTTACCACTCTCATGTACTGTTTGTCTATACCGTATGCACGTTCAGGTGAAGGAAGAAAAAGCTCAGGCTTTATATAGCCTTCATCATCCAGATAGTTTATAAGGTTTGGGTTTGTGATAATGTTGTCCTGGGGTGAAAGTATGAGGGATATTTTGTTAATATCTTTGCTTATCCTTGGGAGTATCTCTTGGTTGCTTCTGAAGTGATCTCCTCCGTTGGTCATTGAAAAGTAGAGCTGATACTCTCCCTTTACAAAAGGTAAAATCCTTTTAATTTCAGGTCCTATGTTTCCTTCTAAGCTTGCGTAAGTCCAGTCTTTTATGTTTTTTACTACAAGGTTGTAATCCTGCTCCATCCATCCTTTTGCTCCTGGCACCTTACGCCAGTAAGTAAAAGTGGCATCCACACTTCCACCTATAGACCCATGACACGCTATGCAAAACTTCATTTCCTGAGCATTTTGAGGTCGTAGCTTTCCGTCTTTGTCCTCTATAAATCCCACCATAAGCCAGTTTTTGCTCGCATTAAAAACAGCCCCTTTATCCCAGAAAAAGCCTTCTTCTTCCTCTTCCTGCTCTTTCCTTTTTTCTGCGTAAGCTAATTTCCTCATATACCTCATTTCCCTTATCCTAAGAGATTTGAAGGATATGGTGTTTTGAGGGTCAAGATAGTAGATGGGATGAGCAAATTCTGTTCCGGGTGGGTATTGGTAAGTTATGACGGGCACACTACTTGCGTCTCCCTCGTACCGATCCGGCATGATGAAGTCTCCTACCTCTGTATCACTACACAGATTACCCGGACTAACTCCTTTTATGGCACACTCAACTATGGCTAAGTTTTTCTTGTAAGTGGCTTTGTCAAAGTTCCCTCCTTTTTCTCTGAAAGGTCTGTCAAGCCTTATAAAGGTGGAATCTATTCTGCCGTTGGTGGGGAAAAAGCCCGGAAAAGGTTTCCACTTGAAGACTCGCCATCCCGTGCTACCTACAAAACCTTCACTGTCTATATTAACAAGCTGATAAGCTCCACCGCTGTATGTATATATGGGTGGAAGGTCAGGAAAGTACTTGAGATCTCCTTCTCCCCTCTTCTGATAAGCCGCCATCCAGTTGTCCTGTCTTATGTAGCTTTGCACTTGTG
The Hydrogenobacter hydrogenophilus DNA segment above includes these coding regions:
- a CDS encoding FMN-binding protein, coding for MCRWCALFIVFFCFISFAIDSSARDFKTPQQALKDAFPGASIEVKNIVLSKLQVENIEKLSGVKLNTRLVSWYIAKRGNSIVGYAYIDTHTVRTHPEVVLYTITPEGKIDLIEVLSFNEPLEYMPDENWLKIFKGKMLTPDSIRLRKDIPNMTGATLTSKAITDNTRKVLAMWQVIFGGER